A stretch of Flavobacterium sp. N1994 DNA encodes these proteins:
- a CDS encoding T9SS-dependent choice-of-anchor J family protein, with protein MMKKITLLLLFLIGSVTSSFGQFSEGFESGIPATWTVINGGDTNTWAANTFTPHGGTGDVSIGYSATAHDDHLVTPAITVTAGSTDRISFWARSRDPLYPEVFDVKLSTTTAAAADFTVTLEAGVAPASGTNFYQYFYDLSTYVGQTVYISIYSSTTDQFRLDIDDFVNDAIPSVAPSCAANPVSTPNATCGNFASTISWDAVAGATGYNLTVGTTSGGTDVVNNVNIGNVLTYNFPTQTPGTTYYWKVVPFNAVGPATGCTENSYTTFASGCYCDSLPTSNDGLGITNVTIGATNFPNGDVTYFDNSATSVNLAQGLTSNVAITFSTGYTYDTNIWIDFNNDFDFDDAGELVQTGIASTNADPTTLDASFNMPVTAPLGQHRMRIGAADSGQVPPDPCYSDTYGVTLDFTVNIIVAPTDLPDYANLQYPYTQTIAAGGSFTVYGRVYEGGLTDTTTGQAPGINAWVGYSTTDANPNTFTNWVPATFNVETDGGNNDEYQAIIGATLAPGTYYYATRFQLNGGAYVYGGTNYGFWNGTDKVNGVLTVTPPPPVTPNCDLASALPDPSLGGSTWTRPLAGGTGLSGVGIGVSYHIYGPFTVDTTGSYTFTSTQDFDGMIFVYQNSFDPNNQLTNFVAGNDDSGPGSVITTDLTTGITYYFVTTSFSPTDFGNFSTDITGAGTVTCGTLGVPGFDNSNFAYYPNPVKNVLNLSYNQEISNVEVFNILGQKISTNKINASTAQIDMSNLSKGAYMVKITSNDQIKTIKVIKE; from the coding sequence ATGATGAAAAAAATTACTTTATTATTACTATTTTTAATAGGATCAGTTACATCTTCATTTGGTCAATTTTCAGAAGGTTTTGAGTCTGGAATTCCGGCAACTTGGACAGTAATCAATGGAGGAGATACTAACACTTGGGCAGCCAATACTTTTACACCTCATGGTGGTACTGGTGATGTATCTATTGGCTATTCTGCTACCGCACATGATGATCATTTAGTAACTCCAGCAATTACTGTTACGGCAGGTTCTACTGACAGGATTTCTTTTTGGGCTAGAAGTAGAGATCCTCTTTATCCAGAAGTTTTTGATGTAAAACTATCTACTACTACTGCTGCGGCAGCTGATTTTACAGTAACACTAGAAGCAGGTGTCGCACCAGCAAGTGGAACTAATTTTTACCAATATTTTTATGATTTATCAACTTATGTTGGGCAAACAGTTTACATCAGTATTTACTCATCAACAACTGATCAATTTAGATTAGATATTGATGATTTTGTTAATGATGCTATACCAAGTGTTGCTCCTAGTTGTGCAGCTAATCCAGTTTCAACTCCAAATGCAACTTGTGGAAATTTTGCTTCTACAATTTCATGGGATGCTGTAGCTGGTGCAACTGGATATAATTTAACAGTGGGAACAACTTCAGGAGGAACTGATGTAGTTAACAATGTAAATATTGGAAATGTATTAACTTATAATTTTCCAACACAAACTCCAGGAACCACCTACTATTGGAAAGTTGTTCCGTTTAATGCAGTTGGACCTGCTACTGGGTGCACAGAAAATAGTTATACAACTTTCGCCTCTGGATGTTACTGTGATTCTTTACCAACAAGTAATGATGGTTTAGGTATCACTAATGTTACAATTGGAGCTACAAATTTCCCTAATGGTGATGTTACTTATTTTGATAACTCAGCAACTTCAGTAAATTTAGCTCAAGGGCTTACATCAAATGTTGCCATTACTTTTTCAACGGGATATACATATGATACTAATATTTGGATAGATTTTAATAATGATTTTGATTTTGATGACGCTGGTGAACTAGTTCAAACTGGTATAGCTTCTACAAATGCAGATCCAACAACATTAGACGCTTCATTTAATATGCCAGTTACAGCTCCACTTGGTCAGCATAGAATGAGAATTGGTGCAGCTGACTCAGGTCAAGTACCACCTGACCCATGTTATTCTGATACATATGGTGTTACTTTAGATTTTACAGTTAATATTATTGTTGCACCGACGGATTTACCTGACTATGCTAATTTGCAATACCCATATACGCAAACAATTGCTGCGGGTGGGAGTTTTACTGTTTATGGAAGAGTTTATGAAGGTGGTTTAACAGATACTACTACTGGACAAGCACCAGGCATTAATGCTTGGGTTGGATATAGTACTACTGATGCTAATCCAAACACTTTTACAAATTGGGTTCCTGCCACTTTTAATGTTGAAACTGACGGAGGAAATAATGATGAATATCAAGCTATTATTGGTGCAACTTTAGCTCCAGGAACATATTACTATGCAACAAGATTCCAATTAAATGGAGGTGCTTATGTTTATGGAGGAACTAATTATGGTTTCTGGAATGGTACAGATAAAGTAAATGGAGTATTAACAGTTACACCACCGCCACCTGTTACACCAAATTGTGACCTTGCTTCTGCCTTACCTGATCCTTCATTAGGGGGTAGTACATGGACAAGACCATTAGCAGGAGGAACAGGTCTATCAGGTGTTGGAATTGGCGTTTCATATCATATTTATGGACCATTTACAGTAGATACAACAGGGTCTTATACTTTTACTAGTACTCAAGATTTTGACGGAATGATTTTTGTTTATCAAAATTCCTTTGATCCAAATAATCAATTAACAAACTTTGTTGCAGGTAATGATGATTCTGGACCAGGATCTGTTATCACTACCGATTTGACAACAGGTATTACTTATTATTTTGTAACAACATCATTTTCTCCAACTGATTTTGGTAATTTCTCTACAGATATAACGGGAGCAGGAACAGTAACTTGTGGAACTTTAGGAGTTCCTGGTTTTGATAATAGCAACTTTGCTTATTATCCAAATCCAGTTAAAAATGTTTTGAATTTGTCTTATAATCAAGAAATATCGAATGTTGAAGTGTTTAATATATTAGGTCAAAAAATAAGTACTAATAAGATTAACGCAAGCACTGCTCAAATAGATATGTCAAATTTATCAAAAGGAGCATACATGGTTAAAATAACATCTAACGATCAAATTAAAACTATTAAAGTTATAAAAGAATAA
- the fabV gene encoding enoyl-ACP reductase FabV: protein MIIEPRMRGFICLTAHPDGCAQNVKNQIDYVKSKGQIDGAKKVLVIGASTGFGLASRITSAFGSGASTIGVFFEKPPTEGKTATPGWYNSAAFELEAQKVNLYAKSINGDAFSNEVKQQTIDMIKADLGQVDMVIYSLASPVRLHPVTGVLHRSVLKPIGQTFSNKTVDFHTGIVSQVSIEPATQEDIDNTVVVMGGEDWSMWMEALKNAGVLADGVTTIAYSYIGPEVTEAVYRKGTIGRAKDDLEATAFKITNSLTSLNGKGYVSVNKALVTQASSAIPVIPLYISLLYKIMKAEGVHEGCIEQIQRLFEQRLYTGKDIPTDEKGRIRIDDWEMRDDIQEKIKDLWATATSENLTQIGDLAGYKQDFLNLFGFGIPNVDYNAESNELLLIPSINN from the coding sequence ATGATTATTGAACCAAGAATGCGAGGGTTTATTTGTTTAACTGCTCATCCCGATGGTTGCGCTCAAAATGTTAAAAATCAAATTGATTATGTAAAATCCAAAGGGCAAATTGATGGTGCAAAAAAAGTCTTGGTAATTGGAGCTTCAACAGGTTTCGGATTAGCATCAAGAATTACAAGTGCTTTTGGTTCGGGTGCCTCAACAATTGGAGTGTTTTTTGAAAAACCACCAACAGAAGGAAAAACTGCGACTCCAGGTTGGTATAATTCAGCTGCGTTTGAATTAGAAGCACAAAAAGTAAATTTGTATGCTAAAAGTATCAATGGAGATGCTTTTTCAAATGAAGTTAAACAACAAACTATTGACATGATTAAAGCTGATTTAGGTCAAGTGGATATGGTTATCTATAGTTTAGCCTCTCCTGTACGGTTACATCCTGTTACAGGTGTTTTACATCGTTCCGTTTTAAAACCAATTGGACAAACTTTTTCAAATAAAACAGTTGATTTTCATACTGGAATTGTTTCTCAAGTTAGTATTGAACCTGCTACTCAAGAAGATATTGATAATACTGTTGTAGTTATGGGAGGAGAAGATTGGTCAATGTGGATGGAAGCCTTAAAAAATGCTGGAGTTTTAGCTGATGGAGTTACAACAATAGCTTATTCTTATATTGGGCCAGAAGTTACTGAAGCAGTATACAGAAAAGGAACAATCGGACGCGCTAAAGATGATTTAGAAGCTACCGCTTTTAAAATTACTAACAGCTTAACATCATTAAATGGTAAAGGCTACGTGTCTGTAAATAAAGCCTTGGTCACACAAGCTAGTTCAGCAATTCCTGTAATACCATTATATATTTCTTTGCTTTACAAGATAATGAAAGCTGAAGGAGTGCACGAAGGATGTATCGAACAAATTCAAAGGTTATTTGAACAGAGACTTTACACAGGAAAAGATATTCCAACAGATGAAAAAGGCAGAATAAGAATTGACGATTGGGAGATGCGTGACGATATACAAGAAAAAATAAAAGATTTATGGGCAACAGCAACATCAGAAAATCTAACTCAAATAGGAGATTTAGCAGGCTACAAACAAGACTTTTTAAATCTATTCGGTTTTGGAATTCCAAATGTTGATTATAATGCTGAGTCTAATGAATTATTACTAATACCTAGTATTAATAATTAA